From a region of the Cyprinus carpio isolate SPL01 chromosome A18, ASM1834038v1, whole genome shotgun sequence genome:
- the LOC109108943 gene encoding regulator of G-protein signaling 9-binding protein-like codes for MGKDECKTMLDALNKVTACYRHLVIALGSTSDSQNLREELKKTRKKAQELAVANRTKLTSLLKDKNISKDDRAEYERLWVLFTSSVELLEVDMKRSLEIGQDFPLKVPTRHLIQTGMTGSTTTVAARAMSVQNMKYEADANIDTVDLKELETEIAQVDQMMEEMEMKVQVAPWAVEAKQEAGAELKSTVSVGNSSVGVISICEEEPKETVEGETGLMKVFAGVIFTAVLLIAGILGYLVINL; via the coding sequence ATGGGCAAAGACGAATGCAAGACCATGTTGGACGCGCTGAACAAAGTCACTGCCTGCTACAGGCATCTGGTCATCGCTTTGGGGAGCACATCTGATTCCCAGAACCTCCGAGAGGAACTTAAAAAGACCCGAAAGAAAGCCCAGGAGCTGGCCGTGGCCAACAGGACTAAGCTCACGTCTCTTCTGAAGGACAAAAACATCAGCAAAGATGATCGAGCCGAATACGAGCGCCTCTGGGTGCTCTTCACCAGCAGCGTGGAGCTCCTGGAGGTGGACATGAAGCGATCCTTGGAGATCGGGCAGGATTTTCCTCTCAAAGTGCCAACGAGACACCTCATCCAGACGGGAATGACCGGCAGCACCACTACCGTGGCGGCTCGAGCCATGAGCGTCCAAAACATGAAGTACGAAGCCGACGCGAACATCGACACGGTGGACCTCAAAGAGCTGGAGACCGAGATCGCCCAGGTGGACCAGATGATGGAGGAGATGGAGATGAAGGTCCAGGTGGCGCCGTGGGCAGTCGAGGCGAAACAAGAGGCGGGAGCAGAGTTGAAATCCACAGTCAGTGTTGGGAATTCATCGGTTGGTGTCATCTCGATCTGCGAGGAGGAACCCAAAGAAACGGTGGAAGGTGAAACTGGGTTGATGAAAGTATTTGCAGGGGTCATTTTCACCGCTGTTTTGCTCATAGCTGGAATTCTGGGGTATCTGGTGATTAATCTATAA
- the LOC109108940 gene encoding uncharacterized protein LOC109108940, with the protein MMSSAVVLNLLLLVSIASAGHHYGGSVTFSPKGTNADGSMSVEFRFKRTYDWCSSSWWSCASGDCGYESSSQHGEIDRSSNGRSGYTNSWCQAETVVTRNIHGNTPFDLQDNSCCWVPTLNGVDSWFLQAHVDLGIRGDTNQPNRSPVTTTLQLLRVPQNCPRTYRLMAYDPDGDQVICRYGDQQHVECATCNQPSGFHLDQHACTLDYNYAYTTGVYGFELIVEDFPRKHTTLAYTDGSSSYRCALSGGRHQTSISMTPYPSWYYQSTTTGPWWQQTTSALPWWGWWQQQQQSTTTPPTTTPWWWWYQQQQQSTTTAPTSPSWWGWWQQQQQSTTTPPTTTPWWWWWYHQQQQSTTTPPTTTPWGWWYQQQQQSTTTPPTTTPWGWWYQQQQQSTTTPPTTTPWWWWWYHQQQQSTTTPPASPSWWGWWQQQQQSTTTPPTTTPWWWWQHQQTTSPPPMAQWWWWLQTTTTTTTTQPPQEYTTSMTSHQRSYEPFSKLPLQFSVLVDSAAPSCTEGYYIPLFVSPTPHNGDEIQATPLREVEIRVKAAAAYSTVTDVIISGPLNITKHALSTGEYAIRWTPTRSDLGDHFPVCFIAESMSGNSVYQSEMRCVIINVGRQTVDANVICSATNMVVEIEQLHSVGLHKDYLRLNDPACTLDSNGTHVVANISLNACGTMIEEDEEYIIFKNEIFSTDDPNSIITRKHEVEIEFSCRYEKKNNISLEFTARKHITTITEKGFGTLTYSFGLFRTANFYTEIDVTAYPAEYELGEMIYMQIESQSTINNTELFVESCVATPYNDPNYQTSYTIIQNGCILDETVEFYTSHQPMVRFGLQAFQFIGMHEQVFITCSVILCEANNPNTRCSQGCVNSTVAPPSHHHHKREAPIQTSSHLVAQGPLRLKRSIEHEVSSTVLNLNLVFIAGCLLAAVGMVCGVLIYRTRRSDVKYQPLKSDDI; encoded by the exons ATGATGTCCTCGGCTGTGGTGTTGAATCTTCTGCTTCTGGTGTCCATTGCTTCAGCAGGACACCATTATGGAGGCTCAGTGACCTTCAGCCCTAAAGGAACCAATGCAGATGGGAGCATGAGT GTTGAGTTTCGATTCAAGCGAACCTATGACTGGTGTAGCTCTAGTTGGTGGTCCTGTGCTTCTGGAGATTGTGGCTATGAATCCAGCAGTCAACATGGTGAAATCGATAGAAGCTCTAACGGCAGAAGTGGTTACACCAACAGCTGGTGCCAAGCAGAAACTGTTGTCACAAGAAACATCCACGGAAACACACCCTTTGACCTGCA GGACAACTCATGCTGCTGGGTGCCCACATTGAATGGTGTTGATTCTTGGTTCCTCCAGGCACATGTAGATCTAGGCATAAGAGGTGACACCAATCAACCCAACCGATCACCTGTCACCACTACTTTACAACTTCTACG TGTACCCCAGAACTGTCCTCGTACATATCGTCTGATGGCCTATGACCCAGATGGTGACCAGGTCATATGTAGATATGGAGATCAGCAGCATGTTGAATGTGCCACATGTAACCAGCCAAGTGGTTTCCATCTAGATCAA CATGCCTGCACACTAGACTACAACTATGCCTACACAACAGGCGTCTACGGATTTGAGCTGATTGTGGAGGACTTCCCAAGGAAACACACCACTCTGGCCTATACTGATGGCTCCAGCTCTTACAGATGCGCTCTGAGTGGTGGAAGACACCAAACGTCAATCAGTATGACACCGTACCCATCATGGTATTACCAAAGTACCACAACTGGTCCATGGTGGCAACAAACTACATCTGCTTTACCATGGTGGGGGTGGTGGCAACAACAGCAACAATCGACCACCACTCCACCTACAACTACACCCTGGTGGTGGTGGTATCAGCAACAGCAACAATCAACCACCACTGCACCTACATCTCCATCATGGTGGGGGTGGTGgcaacaacagcaacaatcaACCACTACTCCACCTACAACTACAccgtggtggtggtggtggtatcATCAACAGCAACAATCGACCACCACTCCACCTACAACTACACCATGGGGGTGGTGGTATCAGCAACAGCAACAATCGACCACCACTCCACCTACAACTACACCATGGGGGTGGTGGTATCAGCAACAGCAACAATCGACCACAACTCCACCTACAACTACAccgtggtggtggtggtggtatcATCAACAGCAACAATCGACCACCACTCCACCTGCATCTCCATCATGGTGGGGGTGGTGGCAACAACAGCAACAATCGACCACCACTCCACCTACAACTACACCATGGTGGTGgtggcaacatcaacaaacaaccAGTCCTCCACCAATGGCCCAGTGGTGGTGGTGGCTGCAGACCACGACcacaaccacaacaacacagcCACCTCAAGAGTACACAACTTCCATGACTTCACATCAGCGTTCTTATGAACCTTTCAGCAAGCTCCCTCTGCAATTCAGTGTTCTCG TTGATTCAGCTGCTCCTTCCTGCACTGAGGGATATTACATACCTCTCTTTGTGTCACCAACTCCACACAATGGAGATGAAATCCAAGCTACGCCACTCCGTGAAGTAGAAATCCGCGTTAAGGCTGCAGCAGCTTATTCAAC GGTTACTGATGTCATTATCAGTGGTCCTCTGAACATAACTAAGCACGCTTTGAGCACAGGAGAGTACGCCATCAGATGGACACCAACAAGGAGCGACCTCGGAGATCATTTCCCCGTGTGTTTCATTGCAGAGAGCATGAGCGG AAACAGTGTTTATCAGTCTGAAATGAGATGTGTCATTATCAACGTTGGACGCCAGACTG TGGATGCAAATGTGATTTGCTCTGCAACCAACATGGTTGTTGAAATTGAGCAGTTGCACTCCGTCGGGCTCCACAAGGACTATCTGCGACTTAACGATCCCGCCTGCACTTTGGACTCAAACGGCACTCATGTGGTGGCAAACATCTCCCTCAATGCTTGTGGTACCATGATTGAG GAGGATGAAGAGTACATCATTTTCAAGAATGAAATTTTCTCAACCGATGACCCAAACAGCATCATTACCAGAAAGCACGAGGTGGAGATTGAGTTCTCCTGTCGTTAcgagaagaaaaacaacatttcactGGAGTTCACTGCACGAAAACACATAACCACCATCACCGAGAAAGGCTTTGGTACCCTCACCTACAGCTTCGGACTTTTCAGAACAGCAAACTTCTACACAGAAATCGACGTGACTGCATATCCGGCAGAGTACGAGCTTGGTGAGATGATTTACATGCAGATTGAATCCCAGTCTACAATCAACAACACAGAGCTTTTCGTCGAATCATGTGTTGCGACACCATACAATGACCCCAACTACCAAACATCCTACACAATCATCCAAAACGG CTGCATCTTGGATGAAACGGTTGAGTTCTACACAAGCCACCAGCCAATGGTCCGCTTCGGCCTGCAAGCTTTCCAGTTCATTGGAATGCATGAGCAG GTGTTCATCACCTGTTCGGTGATTCTGTGTGAGGCAAACAATCCCAACACCCGCTGCTCTCAGGGCTGCGTCAACAGCACAGTCGCTCCACCGTCCCACCATCATCACAAAAGAGAGGCTCCCATCCAGACCAGCAGTCACTTAGTCGCCCAGGGGCCCCTGCGATTGAAAAGGAGCATAGAGCATGAAG TGTCCTCCACGGTCTTGAACCTGAATCTGGTTTTCATTGCTGGATGTCTCCTTGCAGCCGTTGGCATGGTGTGTGGGGTTCTCATCTACAGAACCAGGAGATCCGACGTCAAATATCAGCCTCTTAAGTCAGATGACATTTAA